In Xanthomonas campestris pv. phormiicola, the DNA window CCTTGCTGCCGCCGCCCACCACTTCCGGCATCGCCGAGCTGTGGTGGTTGATGATCAGCCAGCGGCCGTCGCGTTTCTCGTAGACGAAGGTGTAGCGCGCCTGCACCTGGCGGGTGCTGCCGTCCGGATTGGTCAGGGTGAAGGTGTAGACGCCGGCATCGACCGCGCTGTCGTCGTCGAGCAGCCGCACCTGGCGGTAGTTGATGACGCCTTGCGGCTTGGCCGCCAGGAAGTGGTCGAAGTAGTCCTTGATCTCGGCGCGGCTGGCGCGGACCTGGTTGGACACGGTCGGCAGCAACACGCCGTCGCGGGCATACAGGTCGGCGACGCGGTCGGCGTTGCCGGTGGCCAGCGCCGCGTTCCAGCGGTCGAACAGGCCGGCGATCTCGCGCTCCTCGCCGGCGGCCGGCAGCGACGGCCGGGCATCGTAGTGCATCGCCGGGGCCGCCAGCGCGGCGGTGGCGGACAGGCTCAGGACCAGGGTGAACAGGATGCGACGCATGGTGGATCTCCGCTGTGGATGAGGGAATGCCGTCTTGGGGCGAAGCCAGTATTGGCGGCCGCGGCTTGCGCAAAATCCGCTGGGCGGCATATCCTTTAATATGCCGATCGGCATAGTGGAGAGCGTCATGCAAACCCCTCTCAATGCGGGCCAATGGCGGCAGGCGCTGCGCCGCGAAGCGGCCGACAGCGCGCGCTGGCAGGCCGTGGCCGACGCCGCCGACGCGGTGAGCCGCGCCAGCGGCGCCGAGCAGGCCGGGGCCGACGCGCTGCGTCTGGCGCGGGAGCTGGTGGATGCGCCGCACGCGGCGGTACTGGCGCTGCGCGGCAGCCGCAGCCTGGTGCTGGCCAGCCATGGCGACGCGCTGCCGCCAGGCGCCAGCGTCGCCAGCGACGGCCCGGCGCTGTCCTGGCACCTGTCCGCGCGCACGGGCGAAGCGGCCGAGCTGTGCGTGCCGATCGCCGCGCTGGGCGCCACGCTGGGCACGCTGTGCCTGGGCTGGAACGCGCGCATGGCGCCGGCACCGGGCGACGTGCAGGCGATCGCCACCATCGCCGCGCTGCTGGCGCCGGCGGTGGCCGAACCGGCGCGTGCGCCGCGGCGCCGCAAGCCGGCGCAACCGGACCGGCTCGGCGCGCTCAGCGCGCGCGAACGGCAGGTGCTGGCGCTGCTGCCGCGTGGCCTGACCAACGCCGGGCTGGGCGCGGAACTGGGCATTTCCGCCGGCACCGCCAAGGTCCACGTGGAGCGCATCCTGCAGAAGCTGCAGGTGTCCGATCGCACCCAGGCGGCGGTGTATGCGGTGCAGGCGGGGATGGCGCTGTGAGCGCCGCCACGCTGCGCTGGAACGACTGGCCGCTGACCCGCAAGAGCCTGGCGGTGGTCGCGCTGCCGCTGTTGCTGCTGCTGGCGGCATTGGTGGCGATCTACAGCGTGGAACGGCAGAACATCGCCGCCGAGAACGACGTGCGCCAGACCCTGGAGGTGCTCAGCGACCTGTACGAGGCGCATGCGCTGCTGGCCGAGACCGCGGCCGGCGTGCGCGGCTACCGGCTGGTGCGGCAGGACGCGTTCCTGACCCCGTACCGCGACGC includes these proteins:
- a CDS encoding SgcJ/EcaC family oxidoreductase; its protein translation is MRRILFTLVLSLSATAALAAPAMHYDARPSLPAAGEEREIAGLFDRWNAALATGNADRVADLYARDGVLLPTVSNQVRASRAEIKDYFDHFLAAKPQGVINYRQVRLLDDDSAVDAGVYTFTLTNPDGSTRQVQARYTFVYEKRDGRWLIINHHSSAMPEVVGGGSKAAAH
- a CDS encoding LuxR C-terminal-related transcriptional regulator — translated: MQTPLNAGQWRQALRREAADSARWQAVADAADAVSRASGAEQAGADALRLARELVDAPHAAVLALRGSRSLVLASHGDALPPGASVASDGPALSWHLSARTGEAAELCVPIAALGATLGTLCLGWNARMAPAPGDVQAIATIAALLAPAVAEPARAPRRRKPAQPDRLGALSARERQVLALLPRGLTNAGLGAELGISAGTAKVHVERILQKLQVSDRTQAAVYAVQAGMAL